From Diaminobutyricibacter sp. McL0608, one genomic window encodes:
- a CDS encoding cation:proton antiporter domain-containing protein, with protein sequence MIDIEPFSVVVFVAAAALIAAVMSSRLSAWIRVPAPALFLLAASAASTLFPVLGTVSNVVNERIVTVALVFVLFDGGMHIGWRRFRASAGTITVVGIIGTALTATGIALAAHFFFGFSWQASLLVGTALSPTDPAVVFSVLGKREIAGRTGTILEGESGANDPVGIALMVSLLAATGTGTGLVGLLAGAGEFALQMVVGSVVGLVGGWALMKLTRKVALPSEALYSLRAIAFAALIYAAATILHGSGFLAVFLAGIVIGDGRAPYKREIERFSGGIASLAEIIVFVVLGLSVSLKDAFDPGILWTGLGIAALIIFVIRPIFVGLLLVPTRLRWGERGFIVWAGLKGAVPILLGMFIITADVPHASRIYALIFIVVLVSVVLQGGLIPLFARLFGVQMRVVEPEPWSLGLRFNEEPTGLHRLTVSGGSVADGSTIEALDLGEDGWISMVNRGGRMLQVRGSTRLQAGDVVLTLAEPDAHLGHLFDTTTDPPAP encoded by the coding sequence GTGATCGACATCGAGCCGTTCAGTGTGGTGGTCTTTGTCGCTGCGGCGGCTTTGATCGCGGCAGTGATGTCGAGCCGTCTGAGTGCGTGGATCCGGGTTCCGGCACCGGCGCTGTTCCTGCTGGCCGCGTCGGCGGCATCCACGCTCTTCCCGGTTCTCGGTACCGTCTCGAACGTCGTCAACGAACGGATCGTGACGGTCGCGCTTGTCTTCGTCCTCTTCGACGGCGGGATGCACATCGGCTGGCGCCGATTCCGCGCCTCCGCAGGCACCATAACCGTCGTCGGCATCATCGGCACCGCGCTCACCGCGACGGGGATCGCACTGGCCGCGCACTTCTTTTTCGGCTTCTCGTGGCAGGCGTCGTTGCTCGTCGGCACCGCGCTGTCGCCAACTGATCCGGCCGTCGTCTTCTCTGTTCTGGGCAAACGTGAGATCGCAGGGCGCACAGGAACGATACTCGAGGGCGAGTCGGGGGCGAACGACCCTGTCGGGATCGCACTGATGGTGAGCCTTCTGGCTGCGACCGGGACCGGCACCGGCCTGGTTGGGCTGCTTGCCGGCGCGGGCGAGTTCGCTCTACAGATGGTGGTCGGCTCCGTGGTCGGCCTCGTCGGCGGCTGGGCGCTCATGAAGCTGACACGGAAGGTCGCGCTGCCGAGCGAGGCGCTCTATTCCCTCCGGGCGATCGCGTTTGCTGCCCTCATCTATGCGGCCGCGACGATCCTTCACGGGTCCGGCTTTCTCGCAGTGTTCCTCGCGGGAATCGTGATCGGCGACGGCCGGGCCCCCTACAAACGCGAGATCGAGCGTTTCAGCGGCGGGATCGCAAGCCTCGCCGAGATCATCGTGTTCGTCGTCCTCGGGCTGAGCGTCTCGCTGAAGGACGCATTCGACCCGGGAATCCTGTGGACCGGGCTCGGCATTGCCGCCCTGATCATCTTCGTCATCCGACCGATCTTCGTCGGACTCCTTCTGGTTCCGACCCGACTGCGCTGGGGAGAGCGCGGCTTCATCGTGTGGGCCGGATTGAAAGGGGCGGTGCCGATCCTCCTCGGCATGTTCATCATCACCGCAGACGTTCCCCACGCCTCCCGGATCTACGCTCTGATCTTCATCGTCGTTCTGGTCTCCGTGGTCTTGCAGGGCGGGCTGATCCCTCTGTTCGCGCGACTCTTCGGAGTGCAGATGCGCGTCGTCGAGCCGGAGCCCTGGTCGCTCGGCCTGCGCTTCAACGAAGAGCCCACCGGTCTCCACCGGCTCACCGTCTCCGGTGGCTCCGTCGCCGACGGGTCGACGATCGAAGCGCTCGACCTCGGCGAGGACGGGTGGATCAGTATGGTCAACCGAGGCGGGCGGATGCTCCAGGTGCGTGGATCAACCCGATTGCAAGCAGGAGACGTCGTGCTCACGCTCGCGGAACCCGACGCCCACCTCGGGCACCTTTTCGATACGACTACTGACCCTCCTGCGCCGTGA
- a CDS encoding ABC transporter permease subunit, protein MTTTVVPPHERPTAAPIPRATVSALIGKAVKDRTQVVGAASFYMLAIGAVLGVLWPPLRDVFRNLPQSMVDLVKAISGGTDLSTPAGWANAELLSLVAPAAVIVVAIMSAAASSAGEEEKKTLGLTLSAPVNRSTFLVATMVAMAISVLIVSICIGLGLVLGNVIGNLGLSLAGIIGVAAHAFVFGLLFGALAFLLGAATGSKRVATLGSTLAAVLAFAANTFLPLDSNLAAGQKFSPWYYYNSSNPLTHGAQGGYILLLVAISILLAVAAVLVFRRRDLRG, encoded by the coding sequence GTGACAACCACCGTGGTTCCCCCGCACGAACGACCGACTGCCGCGCCGATCCCGCGCGCGACGGTGTCGGCGCTGATCGGAAAGGCAGTAAAAGATCGCACCCAGGTCGTCGGCGCCGCTTCGTTCTACATGCTCGCGATCGGCGCCGTACTCGGCGTGCTCTGGCCACCCCTTCGCGACGTGTTCCGCAACCTACCGCAATCGATGGTCGATCTCGTCAAGGCGATCTCCGGCGGAACCGATCTGTCGACACCGGCCGGATGGGCCAATGCCGAACTGCTCTCGCTGGTGGCGCCGGCCGCCGTCATCGTCGTCGCCATCATGAGCGCCGCCGCGTCATCGGCGGGTGAAGAAGAGAAGAAGACCCTCGGGCTCACCCTGAGCGCACCCGTCAACCGAAGCACCTTCCTCGTGGCAACCATGGTCGCGATGGCGATCTCGGTGCTCATCGTCTCGATCTGCATCGGACTCGGCCTGGTGCTCGGCAACGTCATCGGAAACCTCGGGCTGAGCCTGGCAGGGATCATCGGCGTCGCCGCTCACGCCTTCGTCTTCGGCCTCCTCTTCGGTGCGTTGGCCTTTCTTCTGGGCGCCGCCACGGGAAGCAAGAGGGTCGCAACCCTGGGGTCCACGCTCGCGGCAGTGCTGGCGTTCGCGGCGAACACGTTCCTTCCGCTCGACTCGAACCTTGCGGCAGGGCAGAAGTTCAGCCCCTGGTATTACTACAACTCCTCGAACCCGCTCACTCACGGGGCACAGGGCGGGTACATCCTCCTGCTGGTGGCGATCAGCATCCTGCTGGCAGTAGCGGCCGTTCTCGTCTTCCGCCGCCGCGATCTGCGCGGCTGA
- a CDS encoding ABC transporter permease subunit, producing MFAELFGHEVKERRWSALALGIVIGGMGVFIFAITAGMSNAIADLTNGFPPQVTAFIGGGSAGGYAVGELFNLIVPAAMVGYAVVVGGSTIAGEEDTGTMSILTAQPVTRSSIVTSKALALLAALIGSAILLWAGVAIASASYDIGLDLAGLTAICVHLLFLAIMFGAVAVAVGAVSGNPGLASGIAGGLAVAAYVANAMLPLANLADWAKLSPWFYFAGSNPLTNGIDGWHILVLAVIAAVAVAVAYVGFARRDLKG from the coding sequence ATGTTCGCTGAACTGTTCGGCCACGAAGTGAAAGAGCGCCGCTGGTCCGCACTCGCCCTGGGAATCGTCATCGGGGGAATGGGCGTGTTCATCTTCGCGATCACGGCGGGCATGAGCAATGCGATCGCAGATCTCACCAACGGCTTTCCGCCGCAGGTGACGGCGTTCATCGGCGGGGGGAGCGCGGGTGGATACGCGGTCGGTGAGCTCTTCAACCTCATCGTGCCGGCTGCGATGGTCGGGTACGCGGTGGTCGTCGGCGGATCCACGATCGCGGGCGAAGAAGACACAGGCACGATGTCGATCCTCACGGCGCAGCCGGTGACCCGTTCGTCGATCGTGACGTCGAAGGCGCTCGCCCTCCTCGCGGCACTCATCGGCTCCGCCATTCTGCTCTGGGCCGGCGTCGCGATCGCCTCGGCGAGCTATGACATCGGACTCGATCTGGCCGGCTTGACCGCGATCTGTGTCCATCTCCTCTTCCTGGCCATCATGTTCGGTGCGGTCGCCGTCGCGGTGGGCGCCGTCAGCGGCAACCCCGGACTCGCCTCAGGAATCGCCGGCGGCCTTGCGGTCGCCGCCTACGTGGCGAACGCGATGCTCCCGCTGGCGAATCTCGCCGACTGGGCGAAGCTCAGCCCCTGGTTCTACTTCGCCGGAAGCAACCCGCTCACCAACGGCATCGACGGCTGGCACATCCTGGTGCTCGCAGTGATCGCCGCCGTGGCCGTGGCCGTCGCCTATGTCGGCTTCGCCCGACGTGATCTGAAGGGATAG
- a CDS encoding cation:proton antiporter, with translation MEFGYIAVAGIVILVGVAALSKRFGVAAPIALVLVGVGLSYLPGVPLIEVPHEWVLDGVLPPILYAAAISVPMIDFRRNLGTIASLSVALVVVTAFAVGFLLFAMLPDLNLAAAIALGAIISPPDAVAATSIGRRLGLPPRILTVLEGEGLVNDATALVLLRSAVAAAAGGVLSPWAIGADFLYAVVVAIVVGLVAGMVTVYVRSKLSDSVLDTAISIAVPFIAFMPAEALHASGVLAVVVAGLYTGHVAPRRLSPQARISDGINWRTIQFLLESAVFLVIGLELRTLLEHVDPTVLTVGASIGIGLIAVLALIVLRFAWIGPMVLSLKWRSQRAEKSTLRLRLALDQSPERKTALRGERRKRAKRIYAIRRADLEHGRSERIDWRGGVVLGWSGMRGVVTLAAAQSLPEDTPYRSQLILIAFTVAVVTLVGQGGTLPALIRVLKIRGADDVEDTRELAKLLDELSYAGLVVLEDTSEIVGHPVDPDIIERVRQSSFLRAEAAWERARESVSDPNENPNRTYRELRLAVIAAERSKLLGARRSGTYPSRILARAEGLLDAEETRLRPATAGH, from the coding sequence ATGGAATTCGGGTACATAGCCGTTGCAGGAATCGTGATCCTGGTGGGCGTCGCGGCATTGTCGAAACGTTTCGGCGTGGCTGCCCCGATCGCTCTGGTTCTCGTCGGCGTCGGTCTTTCCTACCTGCCCGGCGTGCCGTTGATCGAAGTGCCGCACGAATGGGTGCTCGACGGCGTGCTCCCGCCCATCCTGTACGCAGCGGCGATCAGCGTGCCGATGATCGACTTCCGCCGCAACCTCGGCACGATCGCCAGCCTCTCGGTCGCACTGGTCGTGGTGACCGCCTTCGCCGTGGGGTTCCTGCTGTTTGCGATGCTGCCCGATCTGAACCTCGCTGCGGCCATCGCCCTCGGTGCGATCATCAGCCCTCCCGATGCGGTGGCGGCGACCTCGATCGGCCGTCGTCTCGGACTTCCACCGCGAATTCTGACCGTTCTCGAAGGCGAAGGACTTGTCAACGACGCTACGGCGCTCGTGCTGTTGCGGTCTGCGGTCGCAGCGGCGGCCGGCGGCGTTCTGAGCCCCTGGGCGATCGGCGCCGATTTCCTCTACGCCGTCGTGGTAGCCATCGTCGTCGGACTGGTAGCCGGGATGGTGACCGTGTACGTGCGGTCGAAGCTCTCGGACTCCGTCCTGGACACCGCGATTTCGATTGCAGTACCGTTCATCGCCTTCATGCCGGCCGAAGCCCTTCACGCATCCGGGGTGCTCGCCGTCGTGGTCGCGGGCCTGTACACCGGTCACGTCGCCCCGCGCCGGCTGTCACCGCAAGCGAGGATCAGCGACGGCATCAACTGGCGTACCATCCAGTTCCTCCTCGAGAGTGCCGTCTTCCTGGTCATCGGTTTGGAGCTTCGCACACTGCTCGAACACGTCGACCCGACCGTCTTGACCGTCGGCGCATCGATCGGAATCGGCCTGATTGCGGTCCTCGCACTCATCGTCTTGCGATTCGCGTGGATCGGACCGATGGTGCTGTCGTTGAAGTGGCGTTCACAGCGCGCGGAGAAGTCCACCTTGCGGCTTCGGCTCGCGCTCGACCAATCCCCGGAGAGAAAGACGGCCTTGCGCGGCGAGCGGCGAAAACGCGCGAAACGTATCTACGCGATTCGGCGAGCGGACCTCGAGCACGGGCGAAGCGAACGGATCGACTGGCGCGGGGGAGTGGTTCTCGGCTGGTCGGGAATGCGCGGCGTCGTCACCCTTGCTGCAGCCCAATCGTTGCCCGAAGACACTCCGTACCGTTCCCAGCTCATCCTTATTGCTTTCACCGTCGCGGTCGTCACTCTGGTCGGACAAGGTGGCACGCTTCCTGCCCTGATCCGAGTGCTGAAGATTCGAGGAGCGGACGACGTTGAGGACACGCGCGAGCTCGCGAAGCTCCTCGACGAACTCAGTTACGCAGGGCTCGTCGTACTCGAGGACACGTCTGAGATCGTCGGCCACCCTGTCGATCCCGACATTATCGAGAGGGTGCGGCAGTCGTCGTTCCTGCGAGCCGAAGCTGCCTGGGAGCGCGCTCGCGAGTCCGTGTCGGACCCTAACGAGAATCCGAATCGCACCTATCGCGAGCTGCGACTCGCCGTGATCGCGGCCGAACGCTCGAAGCTGCTGGGCGCGCGCAGGAGCGGCACGTACCCTTCTCGAATCCTTGCGCGTGCCGAAGGGCTACTCGACGCGGAAGAAACGCGGCTGCGGCCGGCGACCGCGGGGCACTGA
- a CDS encoding DUF6777 domain-containing protein, translated as MNSAVPPNSSDAGSAPGSAPRRRGWIAGGIAAVLLLVAASVIVIVAMGNASAASVTLIPSATRGPNPFTNSVAKGATPATDPTVARKSAQLRTTLPVASNTKTPVATGTTPGLYGGSGNTQVCDPQQLVKFLQANPKKAAAWAHVLGIAAADIPKYVAALTPVLLNSDTLVGNHGYHKGSATSLLSVLQAGTAVMVDATGTPRVKCNCGNPLTPPQLFAVPSAHITGPAWPGYAPTGVIAVQPGKAVHSLTLVDVGTGAVYAQPVGIGSGEWVAAALTSSSGNSIVDQTTIETSAAGTVWSPVGVIPDELVTGLTWGGDRWIAVADPIQTEASQSDIFSSSDLHTWMRVATVSGHLTGVAFGDGRWVAVGSPDPEIATNGQTLYAHVGYIYTSTDTSTWTLTTITDYIKSYYLEGFLSVGFHDGKWIALAGSIQKSPLITFESQNGIDWTTQNDDSITGVSNGHLAPGDSAWLIASNRTGSQPGGATSLSPDGIRWATGYPDAFAQDLIESVGFGGGHWIATTWIAGSPNPQNAAISSSVMSSTDGTTWSHLGEIDGPTGAIVYGGSPSTESAVPTPSPTASAAASPQCTVEQLQAELTKAGREGTVSEIFCSGIWAAAGVSHPQSETTQIFKWVEGGWTLVDRVTVCEQNVLPPDIYPPACQSN; from the coding sequence ATGAATTCTGCTGTCCCGCCGAACTCCTCCGACGCTGGATCGGCGCCAGGGAGCGCTCCACGTCGACGCGGGTGGATTGCCGGGGGCATTGCCGCCGTGCTGCTCCTCGTTGCCGCCTCCGTGATCGTCATCGTCGCGATGGGGAACGCATCCGCCGCGTCGGTGACCCTGATCCCCTCGGCGACCCGAGGACCCAACCCGTTCACGAACTCGGTGGCGAAGGGCGCCACCCCTGCGACGGACCCGACAGTGGCCAGGAAGAGCGCCCAACTACGCACCACGCTGCCGGTCGCAAGCAACACGAAGACCCCGGTGGCCACCGGCACGACACCCGGACTTTATGGCGGCAGCGGCAACACCCAGGTCTGCGATCCCCAGCAGCTCGTGAAATTCCTTCAAGCGAATCCGAAGAAGGCAGCGGCTTGGGCGCACGTCCTCGGGATCGCCGCGGCGGACATCCCGAAATATGTGGCTGCCCTGACGCCGGTCCTGCTCAACAGCGACACCCTGGTCGGTAATCACGGCTACCACAAAGGATCGGCGACATCGTTGCTGTCCGTCCTCCAGGCCGGCACCGCAGTCATGGTGGATGCGACAGGGACGCCACGCGTCAAATGCAATTGCGGCAACCCACTGACACCGCCCCAGCTCTTTGCGGTCCCATCCGCGCACATCACCGGACCAGCATGGCCCGGGTATGCGCCGACAGGCGTGATCGCCGTGCAACCCGGAAAAGCGGTCCACTCGCTCACGCTCGTCGACGTCGGAACCGGCGCGGTCTATGCACAGCCCGTCGGCATCGGAAGCGGCGAATGGGTCGCCGCAGCGCTGACCTCATCGTCCGGCAACAGCATCGTCGACCAGACGACGATCGAGACGAGTGCGGCCGGAACCGTCTGGAGCCCGGTTGGCGTCATCCCCGACGAATTGGTCACCGGACTCACGTGGGGAGGCGATCGCTGGATCGCGGTAGCCGACCCGATCCAGACCGAGGCGTCGCAGTCCGACATCTTCAGCAGTTCCGACCTGCACACCTGGATGAGAGTCGCAACGGTATCGGGCCACCTCACCGGCGTCGCCTTCGGCGACGGCCGGTGGGTCGCCGTCGGATCACCGGATCCCGAGATCGCGACGAACGGCCAGACGCTCTACGCCCATGTCGGCTACATCTACACCAGTACCGACACCAGCACCTGGACCCTGACCACGATCACCGACTACATCAAGTCCTACTACCTGGAGGGGTTCCTCTCGGTCGGCTTCCACGACGGGAAATGGATAGCGCTCGCTGGCAGCATCCAGAAGTCCCCGCTCATCACTTTCGAAAGCCAGAACGGAATCGACTGGACGACCCAGAACGACGATTCGATCACCGGTGTTTCGAACGGGCACCTCGCACCCGGCGACAGCGCCTGGTTGATCGCGTCGAACCGGACCGGGTCGCAGCCCGGTGGCGCGACGTCCCTGAGCCCCGACGGAATTCGATGGGCGACAGGGTACCCCGACGCTTTCGCACAGGACTTGATCGAATCCGTCGGGTTTGGAGGCGGGCACTGGATTGCCACGACCTGGATCGCGGGATCCCCCAATCCGCAGAATGCCGCCATCAGCTCATCCGTCATGTCGAGCACTGACGGCACGACCTGGTCGCACCTCGGCGAGATCGACGGGCCGACCGGCGCGATCGTCTACGGTGGATCCCCATCGACAGAGTCCGCGGTTCCGACTCCCTCGCCTACAGCCTCGGCTGCGGCATCCCCTCAATGCACGGTCGAACAGTTGCAGGCCGAATTGACCAAGGCGGGACGCGAGGGGACGGTCAGTGAGATCTTCTGCTCGGGGATCTGGGCTGCAGCCGGTGTCTCGCACCCGCAGAGTGAGACGACCCAGATCTTCAAATGGGTCGAGGGCGGCTGGACCCTGGTCGACAGGGTCACCGTGTGCGAGCAGAATGTGCTGCCACCGGACATTTACCCGCCGGCGTGCCAGAGCAACTGA
- a CDS encoding ABC transporter ATP-binding protein encodes MTDSAILTHGLTKNYGDLVALDDVNLDVHVGEVFGFLGPNGAGKSTTIRTLIDQIRPTAGSATVLGLDSHTDSLAIRRRVGYIPGDLALYPNMTGAETIRYFARLRGGVEQAYIDELVERLQADLSKKVKEYSTGNRQKIGLIQAFMHRPELLILDEPNAGLDPLMQQEFLKLLAEARDAGSTVFLSSHTLSEVERIADRVGIIRNGKLIVVERIDALKRKAIRRLDFEFAHPVSSDLFTGVPGVREVTIDGVHAHVSYEGAVTELLRAATSREVLNLTSREADLEEIFLAFYRPDSGLDAGTIENVQRESESAAHVR; translated from the coding sequence ATGACTGACTCGGCGATTCTCACGCATGGGTTGACGAAGAACTACGGGGACCTGGTCGCCCTCGACGATGTGAATCTCGACGTGCACGTGGGCGAGGTATTCGGATTTCTCGGGCCCAATGGCGCGGGCAAATCGACGACGATCCGCACCCTGATCGACCAGATCAGGCCCACCGCAGGATCGGCGACCGTGCTCGGGCTCGACAGCCACACCGACAGTCTCGCGATCAGGCGTCGGGTGGGCTACATCCCGGGAGACCTCGCGCTCTATCCCAACATGACGGGAGCCGAGACGATCCGGTACTTCGCCCGACTCCGCGGCGGTGTCGAGCAGGCGTACATCGACGAGCTCGTCGAACGGCTCCAGGCCGATCTGTCGAAGAAGGTCAAGGAGTACTCGACCGGCAACAGGCAGAAGATCGGGCTCATCCAGGCCTTCATGCACCGTCCGGAGCTGCTGATCCTCGATGAACCGAACGCGGGCCTCGACCCGCTCATGCAGCAGGAGTTCCTGAAACTGCTCGCCGAGGCGCGGGATGCGGGCAGCACCGTTTTCCTGTCGTCACACACGCTGTCCGAGGTGGAACGGATCGCCGATCGGGTCGGCATCATCCGCAACGGAAAACTGATCGTGGTGGAGCGCATCGACGCACTCAAGCGCAAGGCGATCCGCCGGCTCGACTTCGAGTTCGCGCATCCGGTCTCTTCCGACCTCTTCACCGGCGTCCCGGGTGTGCGCGAGGTGACGATCGATGGCGTTCACGCCCACGTTTCGTACGAGGGCGCGGTGACCGAACTGTTGCGTGCCGCTACGTCGCGTGAGGTGCTCAACCTGACGAGCCGGGAAGCGGATCTGGAGGAGATCTTCCTGGCGTTCTACCGCCCGGACTCGGGGCTGGATGCGGGAACGATCGAGAACGTTCAGCGCGAAAGTGAGAGCGCGGCCCATGTTCGCTGA
- a CDS encoding TetR/AcrR family transcriptional regulator produces MGTARQERPPSGDLTAQARIRNAAIAEFASVGFSKANVRDIASKAGVSPALVIHHFGSKAGLQEVCDVYVLNALLRRARDDAQPATVRNGIRDYLADPSEFHEQVQYMVRAINEDSPSADKFVAALVTESEDLLSAGIADGSVRPTADLRAMSVLTMLLSLSLLTMPPAIARVLGHESLNPEVMRRMAMPSLELYTHGVYTDDSMLSSIQDALNDPPGPTPAVPTTETEGNEND; encoded by the coding sequence ATGGGTACAGCGCGACAGGAGAGACCTCCTTCCGGAGATCTGACTGCGCAGGCGAGAATTCGAAATGCCGCGATCGCCGAGTTCGCGTCGGTGGGGTTTTCGAAGGCGAACGTGCGCGACATTGCGTCGAAGGCGGGGGTGAGTCCTGCTCTGGTCATTCACCATTTCGGGAGCAAGGCCGGACTGCAGGAGGTCTGTGACGTATACGTCCTGAACGCCCTGCTGCGGCGCGCGCGCGATGACGCGCAGCCCGCCACCGTGCGCAACGGTATCCGCGACTATCTGGCCGATCCCTCGGAGTTCCACGAGCAGGTGCAATACATGGTGCGGGCGATCAACGAGGATTCGCCGTCCGCCGACAAGTTCGTCGCTGCCCTGGTGACGGAGTCCGAAGACCTGTTGAGCGCCGGGATTGCGGATGGCTCGGTTCGTCCGACCGCCGATCTGAGAGCGATGTCGGTGCTGACGATGCTGCTGAGCCTGTCGCTTCTCACGATGCCTCCCGCGATAGCCCGGGTCCTCGGCCATGAGTCATTGAATCCCGAGGTGATGCGTCGCATGGCGATGCCGTCACTTGAGCTGTACACCCATGGTGTCTACACCGACGACTCCATGTTGTCGTCCATCCAAGACGCCTTGAACGATCCCCCTGGCCCCACGCCAGCAGTTCCTACTACGGAGACAGAAGGAAATGAAAATGACTGA